ATCTTGCCTGTGCGCCCGAAGCCGACGGCCACTTCGTCGGCGATCAGTAAGACGTCATACTTCGCCGTCAGTTCGCGCACGCCGCGCAGGTAACCCGGCGGATGCATGACCATGCCCGCCGCGCACTGCACGAGCGGTTCGATCACGAACGCCGCGATGCGCTCGTGCTCTCGCTCCAGCAATTGCTCCAACTCCGCCAGCGCATGTGCACAAAGCGATTCCGGCGCCACGCCAGCCGGCGGGCGATACGGATTCGGCGCTGCGACGCGCCGCACATCGAACAGCAGCGGCGCGAACATCTGGTGAAACCGCGCGACGCCGCCGACGCTCACGCTGCCCAGCGTGTCGCCGTGATAGGCGTCGCCGAGCGCCACGTACAGATTCCTTTCCGGCTGCGGCTCGGGGCATTGCCGCCAATACTGAAACGCCATCTTGAGCCCGACTTCGACCGCCGTGGCGCCGTTGTCGGAGAAAAAGACATGTTCTAGCCCGGCGGGCGCTAGTTTCGTTAGCCTTCGGGCAAGCTCGATCGTCGTCGAGTTCGAAGTGCCGAGCGACGTCGTATGGGCGATCTTGCCGAGTTGCTCGGTGATCGCCGCATCGAGCTTCGGATGGCGATGCCCATGCAGATTGCACCACAGACTGCTAACGCCGTCGAGATACGCGCGGCCGTCGATATCGAACAGCGTGCAGCCTTCGCCGCGCTCGATCAGCAGCGGCTCGTATTCGGCCATCTGGGTAAAGGCGTGCCAGACGTGGCGGCGATCCCAGGCTTCAAGTTCGCCGCGGTCAGGACTCATGGCGGCGAGGACTTTATCAATTCAAGTGCGAAATAACTCGGCCTGCGAGGTTGCCAATTCTCCCATTAGACACGGCGGAAACCGCCTTTCCAAGGGAACGCGCTACGGATTCCGACGCCGCAGGCGCGACGATTGCCACCCCACGCACGGCCGTCGAATGGACTACTTACGCCGTCGGGATTGGCGACGCTCAGGACCGAAATCTGGCTCGTCGAACACTCTGTCGACAAAGTGAAGGACGTCCTGTGGCGCGCTGATCGCGATGCTTTTTCGCCGCATGCCGTAGCGTGGTGGCGAGTTCAGCGCGGCCTGCGGTAGAACTGTACGAACAACCGCGAACGAAGCTGCCTCGGGCGAAGTCACTGTGCTAGTAACTCCTGGACTTGCCGCCACCGGCGGCGTTGCCGTCGCCCCAAAGTAGTTTCGCACGGCGTTCAAATCATCGATTCCGACTAGCTGGTCGTCGGTGACGTCGCCCAGGAATTCCGA
The sequence above is drawn from the Planctomycetia bacterium genome and encodes:
- the bioA gene encoding adenosylmethionine--8-amino-7-oxononanoate transaminase; translated protein: MSPDRGELEAWDRRHVWHAFTQMAEYEPLLIERGEGCTLFDIDGRAYLDGVSSLWCNLHGHRHPKLDAAITEQLGKIAHTTSLGTSNSTTIELARRLTKLAPAGLEHVFFSDNGATAVEVGLKMAFQYWRQCPEPQPERNLYVALGDAYHGDTLGSVSVGGVARFHQMFAPLLFDVRRVAAPNPYRPPAGVAPESLCAHALAELEQLLEREHERIAAFVIEPLVQCAAGMVMHPPGYLRGVRELTAKYDVLLIADEVAVGFGRTGKMFACEHEQVSPDFLCLAKGLTAGYLPAAATLTTDRVWNAFLGDHASGRTFFHGHTYGGNPLACAAALASLDIFEDEKTLARLQEKITHLAARLRPLGEHENVGDVRQRGLIAGIELVADRKSKTPFPSAERRGWRICQRARERGVLLRPLGDVLVVMPPLAISLDEIDRIVDAIEI